Proteins encoded within one genomic window of Amycolatopsis sp. 2-15:
- a CDS encoding RICIN domain-containing protein → MGLRRVGTVVLSAFALVSGYAGVSQAEPAAQAQPPAQAQPQAQAQPQAQAQAAAIAPDQWYTVQAVNSGKCVDAKAAASANGTVVQQYACNQTSSQVWQFQPTSDGYMRVNTQLNAAQAWDITNVSKDDGGLVQLWSYSNGVNQQWQPVQEAGGAYHFVNRNSGKCLDVPGASIADSVQLEQYTCNNTSAQSFTITPVGGTTTPPDSDQPDLGPNVVVFDPSMSSASIQSRLNSIFSQQEKNQFGSQRYAVMFKPGTYSNDVNVGFYTQVLGLGLNPDAVTINGAVHVEADWFPPQNATQNFWRGAENLSVNPTGGADRWAVSQAAPYRRMHVRGDLQLDDGGWASGGWISDSKIDGQVRSGSQQQWISRDSQFGSWNGSNWNMVFVGVNGAPQNTFPSPPYTTVGQAPVVREKPFLYIDSAGKYQVFVPALRTNTSGTSWANGNAPGSSLPMDQFYIAKPGASAADMNAALAAGKNLLITPGVYHLNQTLHVTRPDTVVLGLGIATLVPDNGITAMNVDDVNGVKVAGLLVDAGTTNSNTLMQVGAPGSTADHSADPTSLHDVFFRIGGPAVGKATNSLVVNSNNVIGDHMWIWRADHAANNSFVGWNTNTADNGLTVNGNNVTMYGLFVEHYQKTQVVWNGNGGRTYFFQNEMPYDVPNQAAWMNGSSQGFSAYKVGPDVTSHEAWGLGSYCFFNTNPSVASAHAYEAPNTPGVRFHDMVTVSLNHAGTITHVINTTGATTPDGTRPVNLVSYP, encoded by the coding sequence ATGGGATTGCGGAGAGTGGGCACGGTGGTGCTGTCCGCGTTCGCGCTGGTGAGTGGGTATGCGGGGGTGTCGCAGGCGGAGCCGGCAGCTCAAGCGCAACCCCCAGCCCAAGCCCAGCCCCAAGCACAAGCTCAGCCCCAAGCACAAGCCCAGGCAGCCGCCATCGCGCCTGATCAGTGGTACACGGTGCAGGCCGTGAACAGCGGGAAGTGTGTGGACGCGAAAGCCGCCGCGAGTGCGAACGGGACTGTCGTGCAGCAGTACGCGTGCAACCAGACGTCCTCGCAGGTCTGGCAGTTCCAGCCCACCAGCGACGGCTACATGCGCGTGAACACGCAGCTCAACGCGGCGCAGGCGTGGGACATCACGAACGTCTCGAAGGACGACGGCGGGCTGGTGCAGCTGTGGTCTTACTCGAACGGGGTCAACCAGCAGTGGCAGCCGGTGCAGGAAGCGGGCGGTGCATACCACTTCGTGAACCGCAACAGCGGCAAGTGCCTGGACGTGCCGGGCGCCTCTATCGCAGACAGCGTTCAGCTCGAGCAGTACACCTGTAATAACACCAGCGCGCAATCGTTCACAATTACTCCTGTGGGTGGCACTACAACTCCTCCGGACTCCGACCAGCCGGACCTCGGCCCGAACGTCGTGGTCTTCGACCCGTCGATGTCGAGCGCCAGCATCCAGAGCCGACTGAACAGCATCTTCAGCCAGCAAGAGAAGAACCAGTTCGGCAGCCAGCGCTACGCCGTGATGTTCAAGCCGGGCACGTACTCCAACGACGTGAACGTCGGCTTTTACACGCAGGTCCTCGGCCTCGGGCTCAACCCCGACGCCGTGACGATCAACGGCGCCGTGCACGTCGAAGCCGACTGGTTCCCGCCGCAGAACGCGACGCAGAACTTCTGGCGCGGCGCCGAGAACCTGTCGGTGAACCCGACCGGCGGCGCCGACCGCTGGGCCGTGTCGCAGGCGGCGCCCTACCGGCGCATGCACGTGCGTGGCGACCTGCAGCTCGACGACGGCGGCTGGGCCAGCGGCGGCTGGATCTCCGACTCGAAGATCGACGGCCAGGTCCGCTCGGGCTCGCAGCAGCAGTGGATCTCGCGCGATTCGCAGTTCGGCAGCTGGAACGGCTCCAACTGGAACATGGTCTTCGTCGGCGTGAACGGCGCGCCGCAGAACACCTTCCCGAGCCCGCCCTACACCACGGTCGGCCAGGCGCCGGTGGTCCGCGAGAAGCCGTTCCTCTACATCGACAGCGCCGGCAAGTACCAGGTCTTCGTGCCGGCCCTGCGCACCAACACCTCGGGCACCAGCTGGGCCAACGGCAATGCGCCGGGCTCCTCGCTGCCGATGGACCAGTTCTACATCGCCAAGCCGGGTGCCTCGGCAGCCGACATGAACGCCGCGCTGGCGGCGGGCAAGAACCTGCTGATCACGCCGGGTGTGTACCACCTCAACCAGACCCTGCACGTGACCCGCCCCGACACCGTGGTCCTCGGCCTCGGCATTGCGACCCTGGTGCCCGACAACGGCATCACCGCGATGAACGTGGACGACGTCAACGGCGTGAAGGTGGCCGGCCTGCTCGTCGACGCCGGCACGACGAACTCCAACACGCTCATGCAGGTCGGCGCGCCCGGCTCGACCGCCGACCACTCGGCCGACCCGACGTCGCTGCACGACGTGTTCTTCCGCATCGGCGGCCCGGCGGTCGGCAAGGCCACCAACAGCCTGGTGGTGAACAGCAACAACGTGATCGGCGACCACATGTGGATCTGGCGCGCCGACCACGCGGCGAACAACAGCTTCGTCGGCTGGAACACCAACACCGCCGACAACGGGCTGACGGTCAACGGCAACAACGTCACCATGTACGGCCTGTTCGTCGAGCACTATCAGAAGACGCAGGTCGTCTGGAACGGCAACGGCGGGCGCACGTACTTCTTCCAGAACGAGATGCCCTACGACGTGCCCAACCAGGCCGCCTGGATGAACGGCTCCTCTCAGGGCTTCTCCGCCTACAAGGTGGGGCCGGACGTCACGAGCCACGAAGCGTGGGGCCTGGGCAGCTACTGCTTCTTCAACACCAACCCGTCGGTGGCCAGCGCCCACGCGTACGAGGCGCCGAACACTCCGGGCGTGCGGTTCCACGACATGGTCACAGTGTCGCTGAACCACGCGGGCACGATCACCCACGTCATCAACACGACGGGCGCGACCACACCCGACGGGACGCGGCCGGTGAACCTGGTGAGCTACCCGTAG
- a CDS encoding DNA methyltransferase, with the protein MSLAIASTACWGIWTVIPPVNSQAKEDSGYDTQKPEQLLRRIIDASSNPGDIVLDCFGGSGPTAAVAHKMNRQWITVELLEQTVNSFTRHRLEKVVAGEHTGGITQDVGWSGGGGFRMLTVGPSLYERVDSRVLLADWAKGDEFAQAVAAQLGFAYEPDGPFAGTKGRTRLAVVDGVADDVVVSSIEIHTTSYRIDAVTSRESNLPRPPNRPRPRPLADRDVAYR; encoded by the coding sequence ATGAGTTTGGCGATCGCTTCGACGGCCTGCTGGGGCATCTGGACCGTTATTCCCCCTGTGAACTCTCAGGCCAAGGAGGACAGTGGGTATGACACGCAAAAGCCCGAGCAGTTACTCCGGCGGATCATTGATGCAAGTTCGAATCCTGGCGACATAGTGCTCGATTGTTTTGGTGGATCAGGACCCACTGCTGCGGTCGCTCACAAGATGAACCGTCAATGGATCACCGTCGAGTTGCTAGAGCAGACCGTCAACTCCTTTACACGCCATAGACTCGAGAAGGTCGTCGCTGGTGAGCACACCGGCGGAATCACCCAGGATGTTGGCTGGTCGGGCGGCGGAGGTTTTCGGATGCTGACTGTCGGTCCATCGCTCTATGAACGCGTCGACTCGCGGGTGTTGCTGGCAGACTGGGCGAAGGGGGACGAGTTTGCTCAGGCTGTGGCAGCGCAGCTTGGGTTCGCCTATGAGCCCGACGGTCCATTTGCCGGCACGAAGGGGCGAACCCGTCTGGCAGTCGTGGACGGGGTAGCGGATGACGTTGTGGTCTCTTCAATCGAAATCCACACGACGTCATATCGTATCGACGCGGTCACCAGCCGTGAGTCGAATCTTCCCCGACCACCCAATCGGCCCAGGCCCCGGCCGCTGGCCGACCGCGACGTTGCCTATCGTTGA
- a CDS encoding thioesterase, FlK family, whose amino-acid sequence MIGVAEHVRVDRFEDHLTDDLSHAAVHLEQVVDSLPGILFPLERKPDVMASARLLELVEMPCMDALREHIAPHGSTLGTRQHVEHRGAVVIGARLRITARCAAAQGAYSEWRVMTVHDGH is encoded by the coding sequence ATGATCGGGGTGGCAGAACACGTGAGAGTCGACCGCTTCGAAGATCATCTGACTGATGATCTGTCCCATGCCGCTGTCCATCTTGAGCAGGTGGTCGACTCGCTTCCGGGGATCCTCTTTCCGCTCGAACGCAAGCCGGATGTCATGGCGTCGGCCCGGCTACTGGAACTCGTCGAGATGCCGTGCATGGACGCCCTGCGCGAACACATCGCCCCGCACGGGTCTACCCTCGGCACCCGCCAGCACGTCGAGCACCGGGGAGCCGTCGTCATCGGCGCCCGGCTACGGATCACCGCCCGCTGCGCGGCGGCCCAAGGCGCCTACAGCGAATGGCGGGTGATGACCGTCCACGACGGACACTAA
- a CDS encoding HoxN/HupN/NixA family nickel/cobalt transporter, which produces MAVSAPSTSGRQPLSRREWGSLSGMAAVILLLNLVGWGVLVLFIAPHHYDLGASGVFGIGLGVTAFTLGMRHAFDADHIAAIDNTTRKLITDGQRPLSVGFWFSLGHSTIVFGLCLLLSFGVRALAGQLEDDGSTLHQTTGLIGTSVSAVFLYLIAIINLVALVGIVRVFAQMRRGELDEESLERHLDNRGLMNRLLRGATKAVRKPWHIYPVGVLFGLGFDTATEIGLLVLAAGAAAFALPWYAILVLPVLFAGGMSLFDAADGVFMNFAYGWAFSRPIRKIYYNITVTALSVAVALVIGTIELVSILAEKLDITHGPLAAIADVNLDYVGFAIVGLFIFTWVVALAVWRFGRIEEKWSARLNPVG; this is translated from the coding sequence ATGGCCGTCTCCGCACCCTCCACCTCCGGCAGGCAGCCGCTGTCGAGGCGGGAGTGGGGGTCGCTGTCCGGGATGGCGGCGGTGATCCTGCTGCTGAACCTCGTGGGCTGGGGTGTGCTCGTGCTGTTCATCGCCCCGCACCACTACGACCTCGGTGCGTCGGGTGTGTTCGGGATCGGGCTGGGGGTCACGGCGTTCACGCTCGGCATGCGCCATGCGTTCGACGCGGACCACATCGCGGCGATCGACAACACCACGCGCAAGCTCATCACCGACGGCCAGCGTCCGCTGTCGGTCGGGTTCTGGTTCTCGCTCGGGCACTCGACGATCGTGTTCGGGTTGTGCCTGCTGCTCTCGTTCGGCGTTCGCGCGCTCGCCGGGCAACTCGAAGATGACGGGTCGACGCTGCACCAGACGACCGGGCTCATCGGTACGTCGGTTTCGGCCGTTTTTCTTTATTTGATCGCGATCATCAACCTCGTGGCGCTCGTCGGGATCGTCCGGGTCTTCGCGCAGATGCGCCGCGGCGAGCTCGACGAGGAGTCGCTGGAGCGCCACCTCGACAACCGCGGCCTGATGAACCGCCTGCTGCGCGGCGCGACCAAGGCCGTGCGCAAGCCGTGGCACATCTACCCGGTGGGTGTCCTCTTCGGACTCGGCTTCGACACCGCCACGGAGATCGGCCTGCTGGTCCTCGCGGCCGGCGCCGCGGCGTTCGCCCTGCCCTGGTACGCGATCCTCGTACTGCCCGTGCTCTTCGCCGGAGGCATGAGCCTGTTCGACGCCGCCGACGGCGTGTTCATGAACTTCGCCTACGGCTGGGCGTTCTCACGGCCCATCCGCAAGATCTACTACAACATCACCGTCACAGCACTGTCCGTGGCCGTCGCGCTGGTCATCGGCACGATCGAGCTCGTGTCGATCCTCGCCGAGAAGCTCGACATCACCCACGGCCCGCTCGCCGCGATCGCCGACGTGAACCTCGACTACGTCGGGTTCGCGATCGTCGGGCTGTTCATCTTCACCTGGGTGGTCGCGCTCGCCGTGTGGCGGTTCGGGCGCATCGAGGAGAAGTGGTCGGCGCGGCTCAACCCGGTTGGGTAG
- a CDS encoding MFS transporter yields the protein MKVAEVLRNRHFDIYWGGVVLSQIGSRGTIAANLYQVYELSGSVAQTGLVGAAQVAALVVLSPLGGVYADRVDRRKLLQWAQAVAMVVAVALAATSFTGHADVLQVVTSVVLTTAAASFDQPARQALIPALVPRAQLPQAFALLNPSRELAVLLGPAVAGVLIAVSGPGMMYAVDAATYLLLMVTLAVLRIPELPVSGANVPLRVQFTQGVRFVLGRRIVSQMVLLDLVATVFAAYRVLLPALAVNRFHLGATAYGLLSAAPSAGALLATYTVFRVVDRSKRLGRVLLYSTIAYGLSAVLLAYANALLIALLACLLLGVFDAMATTIRQAAVQLETPDDMRGRVSAIYQMASRGGPALGDTVIGGVAAAIGPVLALMIGGLATVAFAIGHFGRSNPVRKYARAQAEEPTQA from the coding sequence ATGAAAGTTGCCGAGGTTCTGCGCAACCGCCACTTCGACATCTACTGGGGTGGCGTTGTCCTCTCGCAGATCGGCAGCCGCGGCACGATCGCGGCGAACCTGTACCAGGTCTACGAACTCTCCGGTTCGGTCGCGCAAACCGGCCTAGTGGGCGCCGCCCAGGTCGCGGCGCTGGTGGTCCTCAGCCCACTGGGGGGTGTTTACGCGGACCGGGTCGATCGGCGCAAGCTGCTTCAGTGGGCGCAAGCCGTGGCCATGGTCGTGGCGGTCGCGCTCGCCGCCACCAGCTTCACCGGTCACGCCGACGTGCTGCAAGTGGTTACCTCTGTGGTGCTCACGACCGCGGCGGCCAGTTTTGACCAGCCCGCCCGGCAGGCTCTGATCCCGGCCCTGGTTCCGCGAGCGCAGCTGCCGCAGGCGTTCGCGTTACTCAATCCCTCCAGGGAGCTGGCCGTGCTGTTGGGCCCGGCCGTAGCCGGTGTGCTCATCGCCGTGAGCGGGCCGGGCATGATGTACGCGGTCGACGCGGCGACCTACCTGCTGCTCATGGTCACCCTGGCCGTGCTCCGAATCCCGGAACTTCCCGTGTCGGGGGCGAACGTGCCCCTTCGAGTGCAGTTCACACAGGGTGTCCGTTTTGTGCTGGGACGACGAATCGTGTCGCAGATGGTGCTGCTCGACCTGGTGGCGACCGTGTTCGCGGCGTACCGGGTCCTCCTGCCGGCCCTCGCGGTCAACCGGTTCCACCTGGGCGCCACGGCCTACGGCCTGCTCTCGGCGGCGCCGTCAGCGGGAGCTCTCTTGGCGACGTACACGGTGTTCCGAGTGGTCGACCGCAGCAAACGACTCGGGAGAGTCCTGCTCTACTCGACCATCGCGTATGGGCTGAGTGCCGTGCTCCTCGCCTACGCCAACGCGCTGCTGATCGCGCTGCTGGCGTGCCTGCTGCTCGGCGTTTTCGACGCGATGGCCACGACGATTCGGCAAGCGGCCGTGCAACTCGAGACGCCGGACGACATGCGCGGCCGGGTTTCCGCGATCTACCAAATGGCCTCCCGCGGCGGCCCCGCCCTCGGCGACACGGTCATCGGTGGCGTCGCCGCCGCGATCGGTCCCGTGCTCGCCCTCATGATCGGCGGCCTCGCGACCGTCGCCTTCGCCATTGGCCACTTCGGCCGATCCAACCCGGTACGCAAGTACGCCCGAGCGCAAGCCGAGGAGCCGACACAGGCGTGA
- a CDS encoding cupin domain-containing protein — translation MSTKTTTKTSHYHQQKARRAKFLEDWRANHRTIIRSEDVTLAETVRGMRTGVYMGEDGDNPTRSIDALVHEVDHGKLTTIHRHSWDAMVFGVGGEGWLEIDGERVNVAPGDSAHIPAWAWHRSGNDGEATFRYLTFSSEPMLATMGMSVLDDRGHEPVENLPGRPEFSAPDVQGDDAYARRLRRLGKEQQKRRSGRLHTDWDELEMLNTPRGTRTTFLLDRAIGYQASGITMAMFEIGQGRQQSMHRHAGEAWLYVVEGDGHSYLGTEPEGGENHPWKKGDLIVVDHFLWHQHFNDSKENTARVVRIHMFDSLLETMRALMDPAVLFEEPPEHIRDAQAGDVTTIVWPALDRPSWP, via the coding sequence GTGTCGACGAAGACCACGACGAAGACAAGCCATTACCACCAGCAGAAAGCCCGGCGGGCGAAGTTCCTGGAGGACTGGCGCGCGAACCACCGCACGATCATCCGGAGCGAGGACGTCACCCTCGCCGAAACCGTGCGGGGCATGCGCACCGGCGTCTACATGGGCGAGGACGGCGACAACCCGACCCGCTCGATCGACGCCCTCGTGCACGAGGTCGACCACGGGAAGCTCACCACGATCCACCGGCACTCCTGGGACGCCATGGTGTTCGGCGTCGGCGGTGAAGGCTGGCTCGAGATCGACGGCGAACGGGTGAACGTCGCTCCCGGCGACTCGGCCCACATCCCGGCGTGGGCGTGGCACCGTTCGGGCAACGACGGCGAGGCGACGTTCCGCTACCTCACCTTCTCCAGCGAGCCGATGCTCGCCACGATGGGCATGTCGGTCCTCGACGACCGCGGGCACGAGCCGGTCGAGAACCTCCCCGGCCGGCCCGAGTTCAGCGCGCCCGACGTGCAGGGTGACGACGCGTACGCCCGTCGCCTGCGCCGCCTCGGCAAGGAGCAGCAGAAGCGCCGCAGCGGCCGGCTCCACACCGACTGGGACGAACTCGAAATGCTCAACACCCCGCGCGGCACCCGCACGACCTTCCTCCTCGACCGCGCCATCGGCTACCAGGCTTCCGGCATCACGATGGCGATGTTCGAGATCGGCCAGGGCCGGCAGCAGTCGATGCACCGCCACGCCGGCGAGGCCTGGCTGTACGTGGTCGAAGGCGACGGTCACTCCTACCTCGGCACCGAGCCGGAGGGCGGGGAGAACCACCCGTGGAAGAAGGGCGACCTGATCGTGGTCGACCACTTCCTGTGGCACCAGCACTTCAACGACTCGAAGGAAAACACCGCGCGGGTCGTGCGCATCCACATGTTCGACAGCCTGCTCGAGACGATGCGGGCGCTGATGGATCCCGCGGTGCTCTTCGAAGAGCCGCCGGAGCACATCCGCGACGCCCAGGCCGGCGACGTCACCACGATCGTGTGGCCCGCCCTCGACCGGCCGTCCTGGCCGTGA
- a CDS encoding ATP-binding protein: MSERTLPPGVIGLHALPSDHHDGPWDSMIVPAGTKERLLGTALLVLRQGRLLSGLSGAPHGLIMLAGPPGTGKTTLAQGLAQAAARKMAPRGATTLVEVDPHAFPSDMLGESQRAVSRLFLDTLPEIAARRPHTVVVIDEVEALAVRRSSASFETNPVDVHRATDAVLSGLDQLRAQCPNLVLVATTNFIDAVDEAVLSRADLVMNTTLPDEDVIEQIVASSLTELAEQWTGLMPLAQDADLRAELAKGLRGLDGRRVRKAILGALTVRTEVALDPNRLTADDLRRATQLDYLG, translated from the coding sequence GTGAGCGAGCGGACGCTCCCGCCCGGAGTCATCGGACTGCACGCGCTCCCCTCGGACCACCACGACGGGCCGTGGGACTCGATGATCGTGCCGGCGGGCACCAAGGAGAGACTGCTCGGCACCGCGCTGCTCGTCCTGCGGCAGGGCCGGTTGCTCAGCGGGCTCTCCGGCGCGCCGCACGGCCTCATCATGCTGGCCGGACCGCCGGGAACGGGAAAGACGACACTCGCGCAAGGCCTGGCGCAGGCCGCCGCCCGGAAAATGGCCCCGCGCGGTGCCACCACGCTCGTCGAGGTCGACCCGCACGCGTTCCCGAGTGACATGCTCGGGGAAAGCCAGCGGGCCGTGTCGCGGCTGTTTCTCGACACCCTGCCCGAGATCGCCGCGCGGCGACCGCACACCGTGGTGGTGATCGACGAGGTCGAAGCGCTCGCCGTGCGCCGGAGTTCGGCGTCGTTCGAGACCAACCCGGTCGACGTGCACCGCGCGACGGACGCCGTGCTGTCCGGTCTCGACCAGCTGCGGGCGCAGTGCCCGAACCTGGTGCTCGTGGCCACGACCAACTTCATCGACGCGGTCGACGAAGCGGTGCTCTCGCGGGCCGACCTGGTCATGAACACCACCTTGCCCGATGAGGACGTCATCGAGCAGATCGTGGCGTCCTCGCTGACCGAACTGGCCGAGCAGTGGACCGGGCTCATGCCGCTCGCCCAGGATGCCGACCTGCGCGCGGAACTGGCCAAAGGCCTGCGGGGCCTCGACGGGCGGCGGGTCCGCAAGGCGATCCTCGGAGCGCTTACCGTGCGCACCGAGGTCGCCCTCGACCCGAATCGGCTCACGGCCGACGACCTGCGCCGCGCGACGCAGCTCGACTACTTGGGCTGA
- a CDS encoding isochorismatase family protein has protein sequence MTVLPPAEIATYRRAGFLDGFRLGARPALLVVDVTYGFTGSRGLTFDEAIREFSTACGPAAWATMPTIERLIGMFRGRGAPIIFTRADTDGQRFTGRATKNKGSSKAAPGYGEFPDECAPREGEWVLGKTKASAFFHTPLLPYLVQERVDSLVVCGVSTSGCVRATVVDACSYGFDTIVVDDACFDRSWFSHCTNLFDMNAKYASVLSLHELADS, from the coding sequence ATGACCGTCCTTCCGCCGGCCGAGATCGCCACTTACCGCCGCGCCGGGTTTCTCGACGGGTTCCGGCTCGGCGCGCGGCCGGCGCTGCTGGTGGTCGACGTGACTTACGGCTTCACCGGGTCGCGAGGACTGACCTTCGACGAGGCGATCAGGGAGTTTTCGACGGCCTGCGGTCCGGCCGCCTGGGCGACGATGCCCACCATCGAGAGGCTGATCGGGATGTTCCGTGGCCGGGGCGCCCCGATCATCTTCACGCGCGCCGATACGGACGGCCAGCGCTTCACCGGACGTGCGACGAAGAACAAGGGCTCGAGCAAGGCGGCGCCGGGATACGGCGAGTTTCCGGACGAGTGCGCGCCGCGCGAGGGCGAGTGGGTGCTGGGCAAGACGAAGGCCAGTGCGTTCTTCCACACGCCGCTCCTGCCGTACCTGGTCCAGGAGCGGGTCGACTCGCTCGTGGTCTGCGGCGTGTCCACGTCGGGGTGCGTTCGGGCGACGGTCGTCGACGCGTGCTCGTACGGGTTCGACACGATCGTCGTCGACGACGCGTGCTTCGATCGGTCGTGGTTTTCCCACTGCACCAACTTGTTCGACATGAACGCGAAGTACGCCAGCGTGCTGTCACTGCACGAGCTGGCCGACTCCTGA
- a CDS encoding ABC transporter substrate-binding protein codes for MTFKPGALSAALAAVLAMSSLTACGASSSPGADGVITVSYSEEVADELPLWIASEAGYFKEQGLNVKLVKLDSDQGYPALISGQTQIASIGGSQIVAGKAAGGDVKVLAALTPVVPYQLYANVATGAELKGKKIGYTSKSGSQYIGTLLALKKLGIKPSEVNLVPLGSVTNVNNALLSKTIDASATHPPASIKFEDAGMHMVLDLAKEKTPNIAVGISSTSDYIKAHPEVLDKFMAGLKKGFDRERADKAYSTKILGAHLGLKDQRALDETWEYYSTEVLADHPVATVAALQSSQQSLVGSVGGVEKVDLAGLIDTSFVDKAFPRK; via the coding sequence ATGACGTTCAAACCTGGCGCTCTCAGTGCCGCCTTGGCCGCGGTGCTCGCCATGTCTTCTCTCACGGCCTGTGGCGCATCGTCTTCCCCCGGAGCCGACGGCGTCATTACGGTCAGCTACAGCGAGGAAGTTGCCGACGAGCTTCCCCTGTGGATCGCTTCGGAGGCCGGCTACTTCAAGGAGCAAGGCCTCAACGTCAAGCTCGTCAAGCTGGACAGCGACCAGGGTTACCCCGCGCTGATCTCCGGTCAGACGCAAATCGCCTCAATCGGCGGCTCGCAGATCGTGGCCGGAAAGGCGGCCGGCGGCGACGTGAAGGTGCTGGCCGCGCTCACTCCGGTGGTCCCATACCAGCTGTACGCGAACGTGGCGACCGGCGCCGAACTCAAGGGCAAGAAGATCGGCTACACATCGAAGAGCGGTTCCCAGTACATCGGCACCCTGTTGGCACTGAAGAAGCTGGGGATCAAGCCCAGCGAAGTGAACCTGGTTCCTCTGGGCTCGGTGACGAACGTCAACAACGCGTTGCTGTCCAAGACGATCGACGCCTCAGCCACGCATCCGCCGGCCAGTATCAAGTTCGAGGACGCCGGGATGCACATGGTGCTCGACCTGGCCAAGGAGAAGACCCCCAACATCGCGGTGGGAATCTCCAGCACGTCGGATTACATCAAGGCGCACCCGGAGGTCCTGGACAAGTTCATGGCCGGCCTCAAGAAGGGCTTCGACCGCGAGCGCGCCGACAAGGCCTACTCCACGAAGATCCTCGGCGCTCACCTCGGGCTTAAAGACCAGCGTGCGCTCGACGAGACGTGGGAGTACTACTCCACCGAGGTTCTCGCCGACCATCCGGTCGCGACCGTGGCGGCCCTGCAGTCTTCCCAGCAGTCGCTGGTGGGCTCGGTCGGCGGCGTGGAGAAGGTTGATCTCGCGGGTCTGATCGACACCTCCTTTGTGGACAAGGCGTTCCCCCGCAAGTAG
- a CDS encoding ABC transporter permease, with protein sequence MSITSSEKPAARIESRVGGPSLRNRQAKRRRVPSWLSEQRLIGISAVILVLVAWEVVALLRLQPQLILPGPVDVIEAFGTLIQGGQIWIDLWTSAQELLIGLGLAVVVGLPLGLLIGWYKRVAYALNPFINFLYATPRIALTPLLIIWLGIGSSSKIAIVFLMALFPVLINAAQGVQSLEQGTVRVARCFGASDLQLFRTVALPGTVPFIASGMRLAVGQALIGVFVAELSGAQHGVGMTMNTAGQQFQTATVFAGLFIFAAAGVILTSLLRRVENHFAAWRPSNH encoded by the coding sequence ATGAGCATCACCTCTTCCGAGAAACCGGCCGCACGGATCGAATCCCGCGTTGGTGGTCCTTCCCTTCGCAATCGGCAAGCCAAGCGTCGTCGCGTGCCATCTTGGTTGAGCGAGCAGCGCCTGATCGGCATCAGCGCAGTCATCCTCGTGCTGGTTGCGTGGGAGGTCGTCGCGCTGCTGCGGCTTCAGCCGCAGCTGATCCTGCCTGGGCCGGTCGACGTCATCGAAGCCTTCGGGACCCTGATCCAAGGCGGTCAGATCTGGATCGACCTGTGGACCAGCGCCCAGGAACTACTGATCGGCCTCGGGCTGGCGGTGGTGGTCGGTCTGCCGCTGGGCCTGTTGATCGGCTGGTACAAGAGGGTCGCCTATGCGCTGAACCCCTTCATCAACTTCCTGTATGCCACCCCGCGTATCGCGCTGACGCCTCTGCTGATCATCTGGCTTGGCATCGGCAGTTCCTCGAAGATCGCGATCGTCTTCCTGATGGCGCTGTTCCCGGTGCTCATCAACGCCGCGCAGGGTGTCCAGTCGCTCGAACAGGGCACCGTCCGCGTCGCACGGTGTTTCGGGGCGAGCGACCTGCAGCTGTTCCGCACCGTGGCCCTGCCGGGCACCGTTCCGTTCATTGCCAGCGGGATGCGGCTGGCGGTGGGCCAGGCGCTGATCGGTGTCTTCGTGGCTGAGCTCAGCGGTGCGCAGCACGGTGTCGGCATGACGATGAACACCGCCGGGCAGCAGTTCCAGACCGCCACGGTCTTCGCCGGGCTGTTCATCTTCGCTGCGGCAGGCGTCATCCTGACCTCGCTGCTGCGCCGAGTGGAGAACCACTTCGCGGCGTGGCGTCCCAGCAACCATTGA